A part of Arthrobacter dokdonellae genomic DNA contains:
- a CDS encoding DUF3117 domain-containing protein: MAAMKPRTGDGPMEVTKEGRSLILRLPLEGGGRLVVEMNADEASSLKECLVGVTE; encoded by the coding sequence ATGGCGGCCATGAAACCCAGAACCGGCGACGGTCCAATGGAAGTGACCAAGGAAGGGCGAAGCCTGATCCTGCGGCTCCCGCTGGAAGGCGGTGGACGCCTGGTGGTGGAAATGAACGCCGACGAGGCCAGCAGCCTCAAGGAGTGCCTGGTGGGAGTTACCGAGTAG
- a CDS encoding Mrp/NBP35 family ATP-binding protein, translating into MSTPSTESLHAALATVIDPELRRPITELGMVESVEAFDGGRVRAVVLLTIAGCPLRDTITRDATHALMTVDGVTGVEVELAVMTAEQRAELKERLKGTGPERGIPFNEESSLTRVYAVASGKGGVGKSSVTVNLACALAAKGLRVGIVDADIYGFSVPALMGITQAPTRVDEMILPPVAHDVKVISIGMFVTGNQPVAWRGPMLHRALEQFLTDVYFGDLDALFLDLPPGTGDVAISVAQLLPGAEILVVTTPQAAAADVAERAGAIAVQTGQKVAGVIENMSFLTLPDGSTMELFGSGGGEVLAKRLSQTVNAPVELLGQIPIDIALREGGDLGSPIVLSAPASPAAAALLDIAGQLAVRPRGLAGLHLGVTPR; encoded by the coding sequence ATGTCCACCCCATCCACGGAATCCCTCCACGCCGCCCTGGCCACCGTCATCGACCCCGAGCTGCGCCGGCCCATCACGGAACTGGGCATGGTGGAGTCCGTGGAGGCGTTCGACGGCGGTCGGGTACGCGCCGTCGTGCTCCTCACGATCGCCGGGTGCCCGCTGCGCGACACCATCACCCGGGACGCCACCCATGCCCTGATGACGGTGGACGGCGTGACGGGCGTGGAGGTGGAACTGGCCGTCATGACGGCGGAGCAGCGTGCCGAGCTGAAGGAACGGCTCAAGGGAACCGGCCCCGAGCGCGGCATCCCGTTCAACGAGGAATCGTCGCTGACACGGGTCTACGCCGTGGCCAGCGGCAAGGGCGGCGTCGGCAAGTCCTCGGTGACGGTCAACCTTGCCTGCGCCCTCGCCGCAAAGGGACTGCGCGTGGGCATTGTGGACGCGGACATTTACGGCTTCTCCGTCCCCGCGCTCATGGGCATCACGCAGGCGCCCACCCGCGTGGATGAAATGATCCTGCCGCCCGTTGCGCACGACGTGAAGGTCATCTCGATCGGCATGTTCGTCACCGGAAACCAGCCCGTCGCCTGGCGCGGACCCATGCTGCACCGGGCGCTGGAGCAGTTCCTGACCGACGTATATTTTGGCGACCTCGACGCTCTGTTCCTGGACCTGCCCCCCGGCACGGGCGACGTCGCCATCTCGGTGGCGCAGCTGCTGCCGGGGGCGGAGATCCTGGTCGTGACCACCCCGCAGGCCGCCGCGGCCGACGTCGCCGAGCGGGCCGGGGCCATCGCCGTGCAAACCGGGCAGAAGGTGGCCGGGGTGATCGAGAACATGTCATTTTTGACGCTGCCGGATGGCAGCACCATGGAACTGTTTGGCTCGGGCGGTGGCGAGGTCCTGGCCAAGCGGCTGAGCCAGACCGTCAACGCGCCCGTGGAGCTGCTGGGCCAGATTCCGATTGACATCGCACTGCGTGAAGGCGGGGACCTGGGGTCGCCGATCGTGCTTTCCGCCCCGGCTTCCCCCGCCGCGGCGGCGCTGCTGGACATCGCCGGGCAGCTGGCGGTCCGCCCGCGGGGGCTGGCCGGCCTGCACCTGGGCGTCACCCCGCGCTGA
- the sigE gene encoding RNA polymerase sigma factor SigE, whose protein sequence is MGPGPSPAVSAADPQWTPPSWDEVVTNHSAKVFRLAYRLTGNKYDAEDLTQEVFVRAFRSLAKFKPGTLDGWLHRITTNLFLDQARRKQRIRFDPLAEDAEANLPGADPGPERTFEFNNLDVDVAAALNALPPDFRAAVVLCDMEGLSYDEVAHALDIKLGTVRSRIHRGRAMLRESLADRAPARGKDARAPKKPLLSLPRIAGAR, encoded by the coding sequence ATGGGTCCAGGCCCCAGCCCCGCCGTTTCCGCTGCTGACCCGCAGTGGACGCCCCCGTCGTGGGACGAGGTTGTCACCAACCACTCAGCGAAGGTCTTCCGCCTCGCCTACCGGCTGACAGGCAACAAGTACGACGCCGAGGACCTCACCCAGGAGGTCTTTGTCCGCGCGTTCCGGTCGCTGGCCAAGTTCAAGCCGGGCACCCTGGACGGCTGGCTGCACCGCATCACGACGAACCTTTTCCTGGACCAGGCGCGCCGCAAGCAGCGGATCCGCTTTGACCCGCTCGCCGAGGACGCGGAGGCCAACCTGCCAGGCGCCGACCCGGGCCCCGAGCGGACCTTTGAATTCAACAACCTCGACGTCGATGTTGCCGCCGCCCTGAACGCCCTGCCGCCGGACTTCCGTGCCGCCGTCGTCCTGTGTGACATGGAAGGCCTCTCCTACGACGAAGTGGCCCACGCGCTGGACATCAAGCTGGGCACCGTCCGCTCGCGCATCCATCGCGGCCGGGCGATGCTGCGCGAGTCGCTGGCCGACCGGGCTCCGGCACGGGGCAAGGACGCGCGGGCCCCGAAGAAGCCGCTGCTGTCCCTTCCCCGGATTGCAGGCGCCCGCTAG
- a CDS encoding Sec-independent protein translocase family protein, translating into MFGINTPELVVIVIVAVLVIGPARLPGYVEKLKNLIREVRRMASGARETIKEESGLDIDEIDWKKLDPRQYDPRRIIREALLDDDDVEAFNSLKAAPGAAIASMLGKDGDEPVVESVEAAPKAPLMQRLAEGQRAPFDLEAT; encoded by the coding sequence GTGTTTGGTATCAATACCCCCGAGCTGGTCGTGATTGTCATTGTGGCAGTCCTGGTGATCGGCCCCGCGCGCCTCCCGGGGTATGTGGAGAAGCTAAAGAACCTCATTCGCGAGGTTCGCAGGATGGCATCCGGCGCGCGCGAAACCATCAAGGAGGAATCCGGGCTGGACATCGACGAGATCGACTGGAAGAAACTGGATCCACGCCAGTACGATCCCCGTCGGATCATCCGCGAGGCGCTCCTGGACGACGACGACGTTGAGGCGTTCAACTCCCTGAAGGCCGCCCCCGGCGCGGCCATTGCCTCCATGCTGGGCAAGGACGGCGACGAACCCGTTGTGGAATCGGTGGAAGCCGCGCCGAAGGCGCCCTTGATGCAGCGCCTGGCCGAGGGCCAGCGCGCCCCGTTCGACCTGGAAGCAACCTGA
- a CDS encoding O-methyltransferase — protein sequence MSADKSTSWSYAEGLPVEDDVLRRARERSHELGLFPVTHGVAAALTVLAASSKAQTAVEVGTGAGVSGVSLLRGLGPRAVLTTIDPDVDHLKAAREAFIESGSPANRTRTISGRGQDVLPRLTDAAYDLVFIDADKPSFPDYVEQGIRLLKSGGLLVVNDALDKDRVSDPAIREASTVVLRRVGKMVRDHDSLISAMLPTGDGLLLAVKR from the coding sequence ATGAGCGCCGACAAGTCCACCAGCTGGTCCTACGCGGAGGGCCTCCCCGTGGAAGATGACGTCCTCCGCCGCGCCCGCGAACGCTCACACGAGCTGGGCCTGTTTCCCGTCACCCACGGTGTTGCCGCAGCGCTCACGGTGCTGGCCGCGTCTTCGAAGGCACAGACGGCCGTGGAAGTCGGCACGGGCGCAGGCGTATCCGGCGTTTCGCTGCTGCGGGGGCTGGGTCCGCGCGCAGTGCTGACCACCATCGACCCGGACGTCGACCACCTGAAGGCGGCCCGCGAGGCCTTCATCGAGTCCGGCTCGCCGGCCAACCGGACACGCACGATCTCCGGCCGCGGCCAGGACGTGCTGCCCCGGCTGACGGACGCCGCGTACGATCTTGTCTTCATCGATGCGGACAAGCCCAGCTTCCCCGACTACGTGGAACAGGGCATCCGGCTGCTTAAGTCCGGCGGCCTGCTGGTGGTCAACGACGCACTCGACAAGGACAGGGTGTCCGATCCTGCCATCCGGGAGGCGAGCACCGTGGTGCTGCGCAGGGTCGGCAAGATGGTCCGGGACCACGATTCCCTGATTTCGGCCATGCTGCCCACCGGCGACGGCCTGCTGCTCGCCGTCAAGCGCTGA